The sequence TAAgtaacaaaaatacacaaagaaagAAGTGCAATTTAATGCTGCATTAAAGTAGCCCTAACCAAAAGTTAAGTCCGTTAAGGTTAATCTGTGTGACTGTGGATTATTCCACAGACGTGATTATTGGTTAAAATGAAGACCTCTCGTCTGACTGCTCCCTTCATTATCTTGCAATCTACTGAATGGGTCCACGTCATTGTTATTTTCACTCTTTCTTGTGTGTATAGCATATTAAAGTGATTGAAGTGGTAGAGAATTGGCACAAATAAACTGAGTTGAGCTGAACTAAATTCATTTAGGCAGTCAGGTGTGGTGGAAGATTTGCTCATCATCTCCCTTGCAGCATCTTCACTGCAGGTGTTTCTAAGCTTGTCTTGacgaagatttttttgtttgcgttttttttattgatatttttggcTCTGTTGGTTGAAGCAAAGCTTTGATGCCTGACTTGAGCGGGGAGGGAAAAAATGAGATCCTTGAGTCCTGGAGATAGTAATGTTTATGTTACGTGTGCAGCTGTTAATCCCAGGATCAGTTTCCAGAGCCTCTCTTTCATGATGCCTTCACTGTGGCCTCATTCTGTCACACAGGATCATGTTGGAGTAAAAACACTCATCTGTAAAGAGCTGCACAGCAGATATCACAGCCGCATCATGATCCCAACCAAGATTGGATTTAGGGTATATGTGACCCCCACATAGGACTGAATTGTTCAGTCCTGGTTTCCTGTTTCGTCAACTTTACTCAGCATTAGACACGAGCTAATGTCTAGTTTCATGCTGCATACAGGCGAATCTCTTTTCTGCTGCAAAAAATTGAAAAGACAGTTTATTTACTCTGCAGTGTAAGATTTTCCGTTGCCTGTGAAGATCTACACAGAATAAATTACTGTGGGTGTCTGCGTCTCTCTTCAGCTGATAAAAGcaaggcacagagcagagaaagccgtttaaaaaaatcacacctGAATTGATGTTGTTGAGTTCATCCAAACTGAAGGAAATCCAGGACCACAGCACCTGCTGCTGGTCTGGTGTGAACACCAACCAGAGTCGCATGCTGGTTTCCTCTGTTATGCAGGTCAACTGGTTCATGGTGACAAAGGATTTCTCAAATCACTCCTGAATGGATCAGGGGCCTTCATTTTATGTCTGGGGAAAAATGGCAAAGCAGTCATACCTTATTATCCATTTCAAGTGTTGAGGCACTGGTGTTAAGTATTGATGTTTAACGATTCAAATCATGAATGAAAATATTTCAGTGGTAAAAGATGTCTACATCTTggctcaaacaaaaaaagaaaactgattttACTGGCAGACAAATGGCAGCTTTGAAATCAGGCATTAATGACCAAAGTCTGGAGCCAGTTCAACATTTGTACCTCTGATGTTAGGCTACGATCACAAATACAACCGCCATCGTGCGATGGGGAGGCAtcggcagaatcttcaagattagCTGCCACCGTCCGATGTTTTGAAAAGTTGTTGTCGTGGTCATGAATGTAAATGGTGGCCGTCAGTCAGGCAAGGATGATGTCATTAAGATAGTTGGCGGCCACAAGGCTGTGGTAGCCAGATCGCAGGCTGGCAGCGGTTATGATTGGATGATGTGGAAATGTCTACAGACGGTGGCTGTCTAGTGCCACCAGCAGCCCGGGGGGTGTGAACTGTTGATGTACTGTCTTAGCAACACTGAGCTGCAATCGTGGCCTCACCCAACAACTTCTTTTTCTTCGGCCTTCTTGTCTATGAGTAGTGGAGTAAGCACATTGTTCTGTCTTCTGCGTATTCTTCTCAGCACTACCCGCAATTCATCAAGACGCAGATCTCTGAGTCCCTGTGGtgctatcaacaccatgatgaGTTTTGTGCAGCTTCAGTGCCGTCTCCCCGTTTGGACCCACGGTGGGTGGAATCAACAGATTGTCGCCCAGGCATTGCCCATGTCAACAACACCTTATGGAGTGCCCGCCTACTGTACGGTTTCTAACAATCAGATGGTGGCAGTGGAACGGTAGCACGAGGGCAGGTGGGTGGCTGGAGGGGAGCAGTCTGAAATCGGCCGATCATCAGGCGATTTTGCGagaccttggagaccctcctgTCAGTCAGTTATTGCGCTCCTGCCCTCTTCTTGCCACCCGCCTGTCACTGGACTGTCACCGTACAACCTCAAAATGTGCCCAGGCGGCCACTAACCGATGTCATAAAATCGTCCTGTAGTCACAGACTTTTTCTTAAAGCCTTGGTGGCCGTCGCACAGCGTGTAAAAATGCCAAAGCTGCCTTCCGTTTACAAACACCGCCGCACGGCCAACAGCTGAATTTGctaaaaagctttatttaggTCACCATGGGTTGGCCTTTTGGTATATGTGACTATAGTATTACTCAAGGAACTCATCAGCTGTCAATAAACCACCAATATTGGGAATCAGGTGTGATGTCATGCACTGAGGTACGAAAGAACTTGGCGTTTGTGAGGGAAATTGCAAGTGAACATCACCTGAATCCAGCTTGCCGTCTTCACCCGCCCACTTACACTGATTATATTATTTCCATGGTTaccaacatataaaaaaaaaactcctttcaTAACGAATAGTTCCGAGGCTACTTGATTGGTCCCTAACTCAATATCCTGGTATGTGCACAAAAGTCTCCCTCCTCcagagttttgctttttttctgtttttagtatttttctgctcatttttcaTAAATAGAGATGTTTGCATAACATTTGCTGCACACTTTTGGATCTATGATGTTTTTTCCTCTGAGTGGAAGAGGTGCCCTTTCTCTTCATCGTCCCTCTCCATGCAAGGGAAAGACTATTTAATGTTCAGATGACCAattaatttaaaccaaaaaaaggtgaacaacgCCTGTCCCTAAAAGTTTGTAATGCGTCTGAGTCTGTGACCGTGAGCAGCTTTAGAGTAAGCTCTGTCACTGCAACCGCTCTGTACTGTCTCAGCAACCCCCCTGTATGCTTCTCCGCCTCTCCTGCTGTGAATGTTTCAAACGCATGCACGCTCAGCTCTGGGCTGCCTTCCTGCAGATTCATCATTAATTCATGTTGTTTCTTCATGTTCctcctctttctttctgtcCTCAGTGTTCCTGCCACTTTAACGGCCCACTGGCTTCTCTCCATCTGCTCTTCATGGGATCTGTTTCTTCTCGTCCCACTCAAAAtagacaatgttttttttttttttttccatgagcAAAGGAAGCAGTTTGATTGTTTCTACTTTTCCTTTAGAAAATCCTTGATATAACAGTTTTTGTTCAACAACTCCATGTGAAGTCTGTGCAGCAGGAAAATATGTTTCCATAAGATGAGAAAAGCGAAGAAGGTGAGGAGAACACCCTGTTCTTCCAAAAACTACCCCCAGCAGTATAAACCTATGGCAACCAAACTAGCAGCATGGCCGAGGATAACTCAGGTTAACCTTAACTATCAGCTCTATCAGAAGGAAAGGTTGGAGTCTTGAAGACAGAGATGGAATCTGACTGCTGAATTGAAGAGGGAAGATGAAGTTCCACAAGTGAAGAGCCTGGCAGCTGAAGGCCCTGTTTCCATTCTAGGTCTGGAAGTTCTGGGACCGGTGTGGGAAAACTTTTTGACTTGTGAGTCACAAATACCTCTTTTGCACTGAACAGTAGGGTTCGGTCCAGTCCAGTTGGGTATTTTGACCATTTCCATTGTAAAATGGACCAATTAAGCCGGACCGaactgtaccatttttgggtccCCATTGGTTATAGgtccacagaaaaatggaacggacCGGTCAAGgtggagctactgttgaaacccatcaattggctgaaggtcaatacaacaaaagaaaggGTAAAGAAAGCGACTGTATTCCTCTTCGCAATCTTTTCTCATATAATGTTAAATTACTTGAATATATGAAGAACCAAAggccaagcagaaaaaaaatgagctgctggatgtgCTGTGACGGTCCAACTTTTAGTgaaaacactcacctgaattgcctggaccattctaaccCGGACCGGACCAGACTGTACCACTCAGTAAAACTAGGctaaagggttctaaaatttgttggaagggccggaccaggagcagacgcgtggagtgttttggtaataCACCTcagaagagaaagaaataatctggacaaaaacatgctttcatttaaatgtaaatttaatatacaaacagaacattttggaattgtcacttttgttctcattttagttgCCTATTGCACCAATAAGTAATAGTCCATCaaggaaaaatacaaacttaGAAAAACGCTGCATTTATACAGTGTTGGAATGATCGGAGAAATGACTGTCGATCttggaaaacacacacaaacatcagaaaaacaacagaatctTCCAACATCACATCAATGCAGACTTTCTTTCTGCACCGAAACAGAGGTCAACGCACCATCTATGTGTAGTcaccagaattacagggaaaataaatgacatcataattaCCATTTAAGTAAGCTCTGTGGTCAAATTAAACacgcaataataaaaaagaaatcctatTTCACTCTACAGAAGGTATTTGCAACTATTCCCACCAGTCATCACACAGCAAAAAGTTACAATTCACAAGGTTACATTGCAcacctttgttttgttctcatgGGTGACAGGTGCAGCGCCACACAGAAGCCCGAAAACAGGAATCGTGTTCTGAGGAAAAGGTCTGGTCTGCAGGCTGCCTCTTTCCACGCGTCTATAAATAACTGCGCTGATCATGCAGCACAGTCTCTTTCATCCTGCCTGCAGCACACACATCTACACGCTTTTCATGCTTCCACTCCTGTCTCAGCACAACCTTCACACTTCTTTTCTCTCACTCCTCACCCTTTTCTTCCCTGAAACTTCTCACTTTTCATTCCTCTAATACTTGCTCCATTCTCCATGTTACTGGCCCCATTTCTTGACTGCTCTCCACACTTTCTTTCACACCACTCTGAAGCTccattcacaccgggcatgtgacccTTGGTCAAGAGCGCGCTAAACACAAATTCTTGAATGCATGTTTAGCCCATAGTGTGAACACTATGGACAGTTGGTACTCGATACTGGCAcgtgtccaccacctacagttagaagaggtttggtgtgaaatgttgaagcgatgcaaatcttgctccaggctttttctttcacagctatattccgatatatgaaagacttggtgtcatagaattctggtcGGGTACAACCCACAAcaattcatttctcctccatgatcaatgttCAAACGGTCGGTACTTCTGTGAAGTTCCAGGGATGTCATCCATTAGTCACCACCAAATCTTAgtgcctgattggtcaaagatcGACGTGATTCAACTCGTGGTCTGTAcccagagcctgaaaacagccGTAACTGTAAACTTGAGTAACTGCATGTAAACAAAGGTGTTTAGAATGCTGAAGCCTGATACACATAGTtaaaatagacttttcattggaactgGCTATTTTGACATGCCTCACTGAGGGCAGGGTGAACGTAGCTTCAAAGTCGTCTTCTCCAATTTATTTGTTCCCTTCcccttttctttacatttgtgtaTCTCATTAAATAATAAACGTGTAAAAATCTTACAACACAAAGGCTTTCATTGcccatttaaatgtttgtctttgtggcAACAGCAAGAACTGCTTCCAGAGAGTTTGATTGTGTTACCACTTCCAATTTGtgcccaatttaaaaaaaaaaaaacattccaaccAAAATGACTCAAacgacaatttttttaaataatttgcttTTCTTTAGAGTTGTTTTCTGTGATAAAAACATGATTGGCCTTAAATGACCCCAGTCAAACGCATAACCCCTCCTCGCCTGAAatccttttttgctgtttgaccTAACTGAACACGCaagccctttttttctctttccctccccttctccttcttcacctccCTTCCCTGACTGCAAATGTCcccaccagtttttttttctttcttttctgtcagctaccttacacacacacacacacacaaattcacacTCAACTGCACAAGCTgaacttttatctttttatagCCCTGTGTTGTGTCTTGTTAGGCGGGGGAGTTCAGTTTCCTCCAGTGAACAGTGAGCATCTCCTGCAGTCATATGTGCTTCTCGCTATATAACATGGGCTTTACCAAGCTGGGTCTGAAACATTCCACCTCTTTTTTTATATGTCTTTGAGCATTTTCTGTGAGCAAGTTTTGATGTGacgtgttcatgttcaaatctacaCAACTGATCCACAAGGGCTGGAAGTAAACAAACCCTCCTCCCTTTTCCAGAGTCTGACACACAACAGCTCTGCACAAAGTAGGAAGGATGTAATATTCCTTTGAACTTACAAAAATAATATCCTGTTTTTTTAGGACAGGGAGTAAGATTGTTAACTTTTCTGACAACAtttcataaagaataaaataaaagctacaGTTACTCCAGGTCAGTccgaaaataaaataaaacaacacttcTTTATTGATAGTTCTCATGAATGTGGGCATTGAACTGAACCACGGTAGTTTTCACACTAGACTCTCTGCTCCAGACCAACAAGATACACATTTCTGGCAATATTATGTACAAATTCaacaaatattttgaataaGGGATGCACAGCTGTGGGGTTAGCATTCATGGCTCAAAGCAAGAAAGCCGGAGAGCCCGAGTTCAAGTCTCAACTGAATCCCTTCtgttgtggagtttgcatgttgttcccatgcatgcatgggttttcttcAAGCAATCCAGCTTCCTCCTACAATAGGTTAACTGGTGTGGTAAAGTCGGTGTGTATGGTTGCATTTCACTTTGTGGTCCTGCGAAGGACTAGCGAGTTGTCAGGTGTGCatcccgccttcacccaactgggataggctccagtaaccCTATGATCAAAGGGACTTAACAAGTTTAGAAaacagatggatagatgaatggatgggttcAGAAGATCATTGCTGTAATCTGGACTGTCGTCATTGTGCTGcaacgttcacaccgggctcagGAATGGGCGTTCGAGCGACCCATTTATggaaaagtttatgtaaacgCACTTATATACACGTTTCGGGCTTccattcaaaactcttgaagTCACGCTTTTTCAACCGTTTTCAggttctacgtacaaaacgcaccACCATTGAACACGCCACataaactaaaccacttgaactctgaccaatcaggaactggGACTTGGTGGTGACAAATGGATGACGTCTCTGGCacttcatggaagtgccaaccgtttgtaaagtgatggtgaaggagaaattaattgctgcagtttgtgcccggccggaaTTCTATGAAACCAAGTAATTCTTATatcggaataaagctgtgaaagaaaagaacCCACATACAGTGTGCTTAAATGAGAGTTTGTCCTGCAACAGCAAGGATAGTTGTGAAGAGTAGAAATCCTTGATGAACTGTAAGTTATTGTAGTGAATTATAAAAAGGAGTCTGATCTGTTCCGGCTTGAAGAAATGAGCTCGGTTAGACAGGaagtaaaatacaaaattatCTTTGTCACCAAAGAAGATCATGAAGCTCCCAGCAATGCTGAGCTTGTAGAAGAAGATCCCAATGACCCCTATGAGGAGCAGGGTATTATCCTTCCTGGTGGTGACATAAACTGGAACTGCCCCTGTCTGGGTGGGATGGCCAGCGGTCCCTGCGTGACAGAGTTCAAGGATGCCTTCTCCTGCTTCCACTACAGCAAGGAGGAAATCAAGGGTTCAGACTGCATGGAGCAGTTCACGGCTATGCAGCAGTGCCTGCAGCTCTACCCAGAGCTGTACCCTCAAGAAGATGAAACCTCACCCAAACAGAGCTCCAAAGACTCTGCTGCTGAAGGGCCTTCGGCCGCCAACTCGAACCCTGCTCCAGAGCAGGACTCTGATACCTCAAATCCCAACACAGAAAGCTCACCGGGGAGCTAATAGAAGtccagtatgtgtgtgtgtgtgtgtgtgtgtgtgtgtgagccaCAAAGCTCAATATCCACCTTTCAGTTGCAGGTAATACTGTATGGATGAAATGTAAACcggttattgttttatttttttaaagctcctgATGAGGTGTTTAGGTATGAACGATGTATAAATGAGCCAAACATGCTTGTATGCATAAAGGTGAAGAGACTCCCATTTTTATCTTGGACTGGCCACTCTTAAAACTGCAGAAAGATGATCCACACTCACTAAAGCTACACTGATATCCCACAGTGATACAATACACCCAACAATAATACAATTATCCCATAAGAATTCACACAAATTAATTGATGAAGCCTGCCAACTGATTATTAATCTAATTGACGGAAATAAATCACTTATCTCACAATTGGAAAAAAGTACCatatggatttatgtagagtagattTATTTGACTCTAACATAAAAACggccaagtgcatcacagcagacaacacaattaaacagtaaaaaataatcaaaccaTCATTcctgaatttagcaaagacatgtgaccatacactGTGGTAGAATGCTCTAATAATGTTCCAtttgattattttgatgtggaaaaacaacagtgggcagaactttatgaaactgaaAGGTGAATGGATTTGCTTGCTTGTTTacgtgtttgtttgttcacataTTTGAGGTACGCTTTACTATCTTGCAAGAAAGTTAGGGAATCTGGAAAAATTCTtatgcactgttcagtacccagggaTTTATCTCTGAGTCGCACGGGTTAAatgtttggctaaagatgtcttggagccattttaggtcagtgaattggatcaaGTCGAATTGTTCAAATATCGACAATGATTCATATCAACAACCACTAATTATGATGTGAAtggaatcattgttaaaatgaattgttatgTAGCAACTGCGTCACAGAAAGTACTCTACAAAGTAACAGTTAGTGGGCAGTGTACTAATGTAACCAGCAATGGTGTACTAGTGTACTATTGTAATGAGCTACTGACCAGAAGCCTACAATTTGGCTCAAGAAAGGAGTGGCAGGAGATGAGGTAGGTTTTGGTTTGGTTCCATTTATTGTGGAAAAATATTTACAGTGACTGACAAACATTAAACAAGGCAAAATAAAAGGCCATTCATCTGTATGTACACAAGCATTTGAAAGTTCAAGATCTATAATACGCAATGCAGAATTATTAACGTATCGGCATATCGACAGTCCAGCAGTAGTTAACTGcaccacagaaataaaaaaaagtattgtagTTCGGTGGGCGATGGTGGGCGTAAGTGGGGTGAGAGTTTTGACTGGGCTGCCAAGACCCCCTCCTACCGGCCCGGCGGAAGGATGTGGCTCTGCAAAACTCTCTATGACTCTGTAGGTTCAGGTTCCTATGGTCTGGCCACCTGAGCTTCAATAAACTACATTTATCTAACTCCTTTTTCTGACAGTTATAGTGAGAATGGTAATCTGTGAAGACTGAGGGTCCTTTGGGAGCTTCAGAATCCAGCAAATGCAGTAATCTGACACAAATGCCACAGGACCATCTGGAGGATATCACTGACTTgaagtcttctttttttctttttttttttttgtagcaaaCCATTTTTTGGCCTCTGACCCATTTCACTCAACTTTTTCGTCTAGACATATTTATGCCCATTGAGTTCACTGAAGAGTTTGAGATTAATGGAATTCAGTACTGTCTAGCTATCCAGATTGATTTTCTGGTAATCAACCATGCTATCAACTGACAAACGTTTTTGCCAGAGATATGTGTAATTAGGAAAATAATCCGACTGTAAGCGTCTACACTCATCTGGGTGGTGTTCCGTTCACCATGAGAGTTGCACATCATCTGGGCGGAACTGGAGATGTCTTTAATTTTCTCTTGAGGGTGCAGTGTGTTAAAGCAATCCAAGCCAGATGATGGGGAGACAGCATTCCCTCACATTCCAACAGAGTCAATGGGACTGTACAAGAGGAAAAGTGACCTGGGGGGCAGAGGGATTGATTACTTGGATGATTACAGGAAGGATTACAATTTAACGCTTCACAGGGAATCCTACAATGCTGGAATCACTTAACCCTGACAGGACTCCAGAGGCCTCGTTTCTCAAGACCCTTTGTAAAAAGTGCAAAATTGTGTGCACACTTAAATAAATTGGAACTGCTGttggttaaaaaatattgta comes from Oryzias latipes chromosome 4, ASM223467v1 and encodes:
- the LOC101158515 gene encoding mitochondrial intermembrane space import and assembly protein 40-B-like, coding for MSSVRQEVKYKIIFVTKEDHEAPSNAELVEEDPNDPYEEQGIILPGGDINWNCPCLGGMASGPCVTEFKDAFSCFHYSKEEIKGSDCMEQFTAMQQCLQLYPELYPQEDETSPKQSSKDSAAEGPSAANSNPAPEQDSDTSNPNTESSPGS